One Setaria viridis chromosome 7, Setaria_viridis_v4.0, whole genome shotgun sequence genomic region harbors:
- the LOC140223314 gene encoding uncharacterized protein, with translation MVMDRASWLWRRKSSDKSPGGSDSSMSVSSHSEQCSDDQGQSPEASSRNRYDYSQQTGAARSLNGKLAAGVNLNDSSPENGQSVEQHVSSNVRDEEVKETVRSLNEKLSAALLTIRAKEDLVKQHAKVTEEAVAGWEQAEAEVTALKGLLEASCQKNASLQDQVSHLDEALKECVRQLRLAREEQEDKIREIVSKKSQVPQSENSELQNHITELKKRLEVTRSEASSSMLLQHNLQEKLQVIEKENLDLKAKLQATEKENMDLKAKLLVQSKDLKILMLERDLSNKAAETASKQHLESVKKIARVEAECRRLHHLTRKPTLINDSRPTQNNGCMESLTDSQSDHGEHMVAVDNDLRNSDSWASALIAELDQFKNGKDGSRNLVNNPVEIDIMDDFLEMERLAALPESDRTSSNFETDSDKAVARSFSLKVETEELQNQVTDLQQKFDAIESEKRELEMTLMEVRNQLDISCDALVAAKNRLVEMQMQLDSENNSKLAALEDVERLDSERKALELQLESKSVEVEELLMAVTSMEENAGQKELESQLELMSAEATELRLTVASLEERIQAERALSVQHKEKEEAMWNAKEDLEAQLSSANTEMGKLHDIVKALENEVKREKTLHEELTAQLQVKMEAAVCAVKESLEVQLCSANTEAGKLRGVVKELENEVEKEKALHEELAAQIEVKTEAARTAKAVKESLEAKLCSANAEIQKLQDITKALQSELEKEKALYEELSTQLEMKIEAERTRSVESAKESLEEQLQLVNSEAANLRDMVTALEHDVEKEKIFSAELQMQLEALEAIKKVLESEAESALQDARNLNQKVESLEAKLEDQMSSAEEFTAKAEALQSEKMAMEHKLKTADRELIKLTNKVSLLHREIEQERLLSEEYEQKCQKLEAQLSRDSRDAKLWRLANSNGDLKAKKEKELANAAGKLAECQKTIASLEHQLKSLTDLDSVVLEPERLESSRDMHIPLPLDFRNGDAEFAMFADDLYDFDLPNSNTSCFSPLPSIQPSSPPSEMSVFAGGLSTLSSYRSKRASRR, from the exons ATGGTTATGGATCGTGCAAGTTGGCTCTGGAGGCGCAAGTCGTCAGATAAGAGCCCCGGGGGCAGCGACAGCTCTATGTCTGTGTCGTCGCATTCCGAGCAGTGCTCCGACGATCAG GGTCAATCTCCTGAAGCCTCTTCAAGAAATAGATATGATTACAGCCAACAAACTGGAGCTGCAAGATCCTTGAATGGCAAGCTAGCAGCAGGGGTGAATTTAAATGATTCCAGTCCAGAGAATGGTCAATCAGTAGAACAACATGTATCCTCCAATGTAAGAGATGAAGAGGTCAAGGAGACCGTGAGGAGTTTAAATGAGAAACTCTCTGCTGCACTTCTGACTATCAGAGCAAAAGAGGACTTGGTGAAGCAGCATGCTAAAGTCACAGAAGAGGCTGTTGCAG GTTGGGAACAAGCTGAAGCTGAAGTTACTGCTCTGAAGGGGCTACTGGAAGCTTCTTGTCAGAAGAATGCTTCTCTCCAGGATCAAGTCAGCCACCTAGATGAGGCCCTCAAGGAATGTGTCAGGCAACTGCGGCTGGCAAGGGAAGAACAAGAGGATAAAATTCGTGAAATAGTTTCCAAGAAGTCTCAGGTGCCGCAGTCTGAAAACTCTGAGCTCCAAAACCATATCACAGAGCTAAAAAAGCGGCTCGAAGTGACCAGATCAGAAGCATCATCATCCATGCTGTTACAGCATAACCTACAAGAAAAGCTTCAGGTAATTGAGAAAGAGAACTTGGACCTTAAGGCCAAGCTTCAAGCAACTGAGAAAGAGAATATGGATCTCAAGGCCAAGCTTCTTGTACAGTCCAAGGATCTGAAGATACTAATGTTGGAAAGAGACCTGAGCAACAAAGCAGCGGAGACAGCAAGTAAACAACACTTGGAAAGTGTCAAAAAGATTGCAAGGGTTGAGGCAGAGTGCCGCAGGTTACATCATCTAACTCGGAAACCAACACTGATCAACGATTCTAGGCCTACACAAAACAATGGTTGCATGGAATCACTGACTGACAGCCAGTCTGACCATGGGGAGCATATGGTGGCTGTAGATAATGATCTGCGAAATTCCGACTCATGGGCATCAGCTTTGATCGCGGAGCTTGATCAGTTCAAGAATGGCAAGGATGGTTCAAGAAATCTTGTGAACAATCCTGTTGAGATTGACATAATGGATGATTTCCTTGAGATGGAAAGATTAGCTGCGCTGCCTGAATCAGACCGCACAAGCTCTAACTTTGAAACAGATTCTGACAAGGCTGTGGCAAGAAGCTTCTCCTTGAAAGTCGAAACGGAAGAATTGCAAAATCAGGTCACAGATTTGCAGCAAAAGTTTGATGCCATTGAAAGTGAGAAAAGGGAGCTTGAGATGACACTTATGGAGGTTAGAAATCAGCTTGACATTTCCTGCGATGCACTAGTGGCGGCAAAGAACAGGCTGgtcgaaatgcaaatgcagttGGACTCGGAAAATAACTCCAAACTTGCAGCTTTGGAAGATGTGGAGCGTCTGGACTCCGAGAGGAAGGCTTTGGAGTTGCAGTTGGAGTCCAAGTCTGTAGAAGTTGAGGAGCTACTTATGGCTGTAACTTCAATGGAGGAAAATGCAGGGCAGAAAGAGTTGGAGTCGCAGCTAGAACTGATGTCAGCAGAAGCCACAGAGCTTCGCCTTACTGTGGCATCATTAGAAGAGAGAATCCAAGCTGAGAGGGCTCTTTCTGTGCAGcataaagaaaaggaagaggcaATGTGGAATGCTAAAGAAGATCTGGAAGCACAGCTAAGTTCAGCAAACACTGAAATGGGGAAACTGCATGACATTGTCAAAGCACTAGAGAATGAGGTCAAAAGGGAGAAGACGTTGCATGAAGAACTAACAGCACAGTTACAGGTGAAGATGGAAGCAGCTGTTTGTGCAGTTAAAGAATCATTGGAGGTGCAGTTATGTTCAGCAAATACTGAAGCAGGGAAGCTGCGAGGTGTTGTCAAAGAGCTTGAGAATGAGGTAGAAAAAGAGAAGGCATTGCATGAAGAGCTTGCAGCACAAATAGAGGTGAAAACTGAAGCAGCAAGAACCGCCAAGGCTGTTAAAGAATCCTTGGAGGCAAAGCTGTGTTCAGCAAACGCTGAAATACAGAAACTGCAAGATATCACAAAAGCACTACAAAGTGAGTTAGAAAAAGAGAAGGCACTTTATGAGGAACTCTCAACACAGTTAGAGATGAAGATTGAAGCAGAGAGAACTCGTTCTGTGGAGTCTGCTAAAGAATCATTAGAGGAACAACTACAGTTAGTGAACTCGGAAGCTGCAAACCTGCGTGATATGGTGACTGCACTTGAGCACGATGTGGAAAAGGAGAAGATATTTTCTGCAGAGCTCCAGATGCAACTAGAAGCTCTAGAGGCTATAAAGAAGGTGCTGGAGTCAGAGGCGGAGTCTGCACTTCAGGATGCCAGAAATCTCAACCAGAAGGTGGAGTCATTGGAAGCAAAACTCGAGGACCAGATGTCATCAGCCGAAGAATTCACTGCCAAGGCAGAGGCTTTAcagtcagagaagatggctatGGAGCATAAACTTAAAACAGCAGACAGGGAACTCATAAAACTGACAAACAAGGTGAGCTTGCTCCATAGGGAGATCGAGCAGGAGAGATTGTTATCAGAAGAGTATGAACAGAAATGCCAAAAGCTGGAGGCTCAGCTGTCAAGAGATAGCAGGGATGCAAAGCTCTGGCGGCTCGCAAATTCAAATGGAGATCTGAAGGCTAAAAAG GAGAAGGAGCTCGCCAACGCAGCTGGGAAGCTCGCAGAGTGCCAAAAGACAATTGCTTCTCTGGAGCATCAACTGAAATCACTGACAGACCTCGACAGTGTGGTGCTGGAGCCTGAAAGGCTTGAATCCAGCAGGGATATGCATATACCATTGCCACTGGACTTCAGAAATGGGGATGCTGAATTCGCGATGTTTGCGGATGATTTATACGACTTTGACCTTCCAAACAGCAACACAAGCTGCTTTTCTCCGCTCCCGTCGATCCAGCCCTCGTCCCCGCCCTCGGAGATGTCAGTGTTTGCAGGGGGGCTCTCGACTCTTAGCAGTTACAGGAGCAAAAGAGCAAGTAGGAGGTAA